Proteins from one Gilliamella sp. ESL0443 genomic window:
- the fliF gene encoding flagellar basal-body MS-ring/collar protein FliF produces the protein MDSQSVGNKGESILNKLPFINQLKQNRKMLLLIVGVIVIAISSITYLWLKSDDYGVLFSNLNDKDGGEIISQLDKMNIPYKFSSSGTTILIPENKIYDTRLRIAQQGLPKGGAIGFELLDKESFGMSQFNEQINYQRALEGELSRTISIISSVDDARVHLAMPKPSLFVRERKFPSASVALTLLPGRSLSQGQIDAIIHLISSSVPELQADKVTIIDQNGNLLTGEKYRDTNVNVAQLEYSERIENLVRERVEKIIIPILGKQNVKVQVNADIDFSRQESTSEIYDPNSDVNNQTIRSKQQVENRQLASSNAIGGVPGALSNQPVPTPSAPIDGENEVKDKDDKQKMYHLQSNNTLNFEVNRQIIHSKIPEGRIKRLSVAVLVNYKFATINKIASSNEENQKNEAVEKWVKLDKEELTHIEALARQAMGFSDLRGDSLTVANLKFTDQIDDENDAITFLQKHEVYDMLKTAIKYLIYILIIWYAWRKVLRSVWVKIQRQYLNTDKSDGTMGAEDKLDYKAHSKLQQKIFEDNMQQQQYIRKIVEKDPRVMALIIRGWMNKKDTE, from the coding sequence ATGGATAGCCAGTCAGTAGGTAACAAAGGCGAATCAATATTGAATAAGTTACCATTTATCAATCAATTAAAACAAAATCGAAAAATGCTGCTCCTTATTGTAGGAGTGATCGTAATAGCTATAAGTAGTATCACCTATTTATGGCTTAAGAGTGATGATTACGGTGTGCTATTTAGTAATTTGAATGATAAAGATGGCGGTGAAATCATTAGCCAACTTGATAAGATGAATATTCCTTATAAGTTTTCATCATCCGGCACAACGATCTTAATTCCCGAAAATAAAATTTATGATACTCGCCTACGAATTGCTCAACAAGGTTTACCTAAAGGCGGTGCTATCGGTTTTGAACTGCTTGATAAAGAAAGTTTTGGAATGAGCCAGTTCAATGAACAAATCAATTATCAACGAGCATTAGAAGGCGAATTATCCAGAACGATTTCAATCATTAGTAGTGTTGATGATGCCAGAGTGCATTTGGCTATGCCAAAACCCTCTTTATTTGTTAGAGAAAGAAAATTCCCTTCTGCATCAGTCGCATTAACTTTATTACCTGGTCGCTCGCTATCTCAAGGTCAAATTGACGCTATTATCCACTTAATTTCAAGTAGTGTGCCGGAATTACAAGCGGATAAAGTCACTATCATCGATCAAAACGGTAATTTATTGACTGGAGAAAAATACCGCGATACTAACGTTAATGTTGCCCAATTAGAATATAGTGAACGAATCGAAAATTTGGTGCGTGAACGCGTAGAAAAAATCATTATACCAATTTTAGGTAAACAAAATGTTAAAGTTCAAGTTAATGCTGACATTGACTTTAGCCGTCAGGAATCAACATCCGAAATCTATGATCCTAATAGCGATGTTAACAATCAAACCATTCGCAGTAAGCAGCAAGTTGAAAACCGTCAATTAGCATCAAGCAATGCTATTGGTGGTGTACCAGGGGCTTTATCTAACCAACCAGTACCAACACCAAGTGCACCAATTGATGGAGAGAATGAAGTAAAAGATAAAGACGACAAGCAAAAAATGTATCATTTACAATCCAATAATACGTTGAACTTTGAAGTTAATCGTCAAATTATTCATAGCAAAATTCCTGAAGGTCGTATCAAGCGCTTATCTGTCGCGGTTCTAGTTAATTACAAATTTGCGACAATCAATAAAATTGCATCGTCAAATGAAGAAAATCAAAAAAATGAAGCGGTCGAAAAATGGGTAAAACTCGATAAAGAAGAGCTTACTCATATTGAAGCACTAGCACGTCAAGCTATGGGATTTTCTGACTTGCGTGGTGATTCATTAACGGTAGCAAATTTGAAATTTACAGATCAAATAGATGATGAAAATGACGCCATCACCTTTTTACAAAAACATGAAGTTTACGACATGCTGAAAACGGCAATTAAATATCTAATTTATATCTTAATAATATGGTATGCATGGCGAAAAGTACTGCGTTCGGTATGGGTTAAGATTCAAAGACAATACCTCAATACGGATAAATCTGACGGCACGATGGGCGCTGAAGATAAGCTTGATTATAAAGCACACAGTAAACTGCAACAGAAAATTTTTGAAGATAATATGCAACAACAGCAATACATCCGAAAAATTGTCGAAAAAGATCCTCGTGTAATGGCTCTCATTATTCGTGGTTGGATGAACAAGAAGGACACCGAGTAA
- a CDS encoding RNA polymerase sigma factor FliA yields MSDNLYNSQGVVNQIDWQQYIYLVRNEALKLAVRLPTTIELDDLLQVGYIGLLECIKRYDAAQGYTFTTFAIPRIKGAMLDELRSRDWLPRQTRKKIKDVTNAINELEQILGVPPNDHQIAAHLQLSLTEYRKVLLDSNYSQICSYDEIQKKLGDNLDALIEPDSDNNPFAFIINDEIRNIIVQQIDNLPEKEKMVLALYYQEELNLKEIGKVLDISESRVSQLHSQAIKRIQSKINI; encoded by the coding sequence ATGAGTGATAACCTGTATAACTCTCAGGGTGTAGTGAATCAAATCGATTGGCAACAATATATCTATTTAGTTCGTAATGAAGCGTTGAAATTAGCTGTTCGTTTACCAACGACGATTGAGCTTGATGACTTGTTACAAGTTGGTTATATCGGTTTATTAGAATGCATAAAACGTTATGATGCTGCACAAGGTTATACTTTTACTACATTTGCTATTCCTAGAATAAAGGGAGCAATGTTAGATGAGTTGCGTAGTCGTGACTGGCTACCAAGGCAAACCCGAAAAAAAATTAAAGATGTCACTAACGCCATTAATGAATTGGAACAAATTTTAGGTGTCCCACCTAATGATCACCAGATAGCTGCACATCTGCAATTGTCTCTTACTGAATATCGCAAGGTGTTATTAGATTCAAATTATAGCCAAATCTGTTCTTACGATGAGATACAAAAAAAACTCGGCGATAATTTGGATGCGCTGATTGAGCCTGATTCCGATAACAATCCTTTTGCTTTTATTATTAATGATGAAATTCGCAATATTATTGTTCAACAAATTGATAACTTACCTGAAAAAGAAAAAATGGTTTTAGCGCTCTATTATCAAGAAGAGTTGAATTTAAAAGAGATTGGAAAAGTGTTAGATATTAGCGAATCTCGCGTAAGTCAATTACATAGCCAAGCAATAAAACGAATACAAAGTAAAATTAATATATAA
- the flhD gene encoding flagellar transcriptional regulator FlhD, translated as MQEDDILKCIHHLNLSTLLLSQRMIEKDKVMAMYRLGIDEKTADILSNLSASQMLVLSETNQLTFQFRFKNSAMMEKLTEESRVSDIKQMHTGILLSSLLLDSINK; from the coding sequence ATACAAGAAGACGATATTTTGAAATGTATACATCATTTAAATCTTTCAACGCTTTTATTAAGCCAAAGGATGATAGAGAAAGATAAAGTGATGGCAATGTATCGATTAGGAATTGATGAAAAAACCGCTGATATTTTGAGTAATTTAAGTGCTTCTCAAATGTTGGTTTTATCTGAAACCAATCAATTAACGTTTCAATTTCGATTTAAAAATTCAGCAATGATGGAAAAATTAACTGAAGAGTCTCGCGTTAGTGATATAAAGCAGATGCATACAGGGATCCTTCTATCAAGCTTACTTTTAGATTCTATTAATAAGTAG
- the flhC gene encoding flagellar transcriptional regulator FlhC, producing MSSKSIIQKYKEVQLAIRLITLGARIQMLESETNLSRGKLIKLYKEIQGCPPPKGLLPFSTTWFMTWEPNIHSSMFYNAYRFLVKHGTKSGVHAIVKAYQLYLEQCSLHHDEEPVLGLTRAWILVKFVESNVMQQSCCKECKGRFITHAYQPHNSFVCSLCQPPSRAEKNNKTHKESQAKCLQVLSIPSAFNLVTANQVTV from the coding sequence ATGAGTAGCAAAAGCATTATTCAAAAATATAAAGAAGTCCAATTAGCTATTCGATTAATTACACTCGGCGCTAGAATTCAAATGTTGGAAAGTGAAACTAATTTAAGTCGTGGAAAGCTGATTAAATTATATAAAGAAATCCAAGGATGCCCACCACCTAAAGGTTTACTTCCTTTTTCTACGACGTGGTTTATGACTTGGGAGCCTAATATTCATTCAAGCATGTTTTATAATGCTTATCGATTTTTAGTCAAGCATGGTACTAAATCTGGAGTTCATGCAATTGTTAAAGCTTATCAACTTTATTTAGAGCAATGTTCCCTTCATCACGATGAAGAGCCGGTTTTAGGCTTAACTCGTGCATGGATTTTAGTTAAATTTGTTGAAAGTAATGTTATGCAGCAATCGTGTTGCAAAGAGTGTAAAGGGCGATTTATTACACACGCTTACCAGCCACATAATAGTTTTGTTTGCAGTTTATGCCAACCGCCATCAAGGGCCGAAAAAAATAATAAAACGCATAAAGAAAGCCAAGCAAAATGCTTACAAGTTTTATCAA
- the fliS gene encoding flagellar export chaperone FliS: MGVQAYKQVNLETSVNQASPHQLIVLLFEGALNAIRLAELYIEKGNIAGKGQAISKAINIIDNGLKSSLDLEQGGEIAENLDQLYQYISQQLVLANLHNDKDKLQVCFNLLDNIAQAWREIA, translated from the coding sequence ATGGGAGTTCAAGCTTATAAGCAAGTTAATTTAGAAACGAGTGTTAATCAGGCTTCGCCACATCAGCTTATTGTTTTATTATTCGAGGGCGCACTTAATGCTATTCGTTTAGCTGAGTTATATATAGAAAAAGGGAATATTGCAGGCAAAGGGCAAGCCATTTCGAAAGCAATTAATATTATAGATAATGGACTTAAGAGTTCACTTGATCTAGAGCAAGGTGGTGAAATTGCCGAAAATTTAGATCAATTATATCAATACATCAGTCAGCAGTTGGTTTTAGCCAATTTACATAATGATAAAGACAAACTGCAAGTCTGTTTTAATTTGCTTGATAACATTGCTCAAGCTTGGCGGGAGATAGCATAG
- the fliD gene encoding flagellar filament capping protein FliD, with protein MAMSILGIGSGIDLNEVLDQLEAVEKNRLTPIKAQQKTINNKISGFGKLKSALSTFNSATAKLQKKELFQARTVSGNDNYFTTNVSSNAQLGNYAVSVQQLASAHSVATNTINDKQTALGNNNETRTITIEQANGQKLNVTLGKDETSLESIANAINQAKVVNEDGSISESPVNATIVRSGTDSYQLVITSKETGEQQTITSISSDDEKLNSLVGFDINQADSSAMSEVAKAQDAKFSFNGITVNSASNTVKDVIPGVDITLKAVTTTSQNLTINADNEKTQEALKEWVEAFNQLQSTISTLTQFTASDANSDELNSNNGPLVGDSTLRNIDQSIRSIFSKGQAGEISVLAQIGINMDSNGKLIIKENELEKALKENSEAVAMLFIGDGETTGIANEVCAKVSSFIDSDGMIDTATNGLNSTLKSLDKRYDQVNNSIDQTIERYRVQFTKLDILINELNGMSNYLTTQFEMMANMKK; from the coding sequence ATGGCAATGAGTATATTGGGGATTGGTTCTGGTATTGATTTAAATGAAGTATTAGATCAATTAGAAGCGGTAGAAAAAAACCGTCTTACGCCAATAAAAGCACAGCAAAAAACAATTAATAATAAAATAAGCGGTTTTGGCAAATTAAAAAGTGCATTATCAACATTTAATAGCGCAACAGCAAAACTACAAAAAAAAGAGCTGTTCCAAGCTAGAACGGTATCGGGCAATGACAACTACTTTACTACTAACGTAAGTAGCAATGCTCAATTAGGTAATTATGCAGTGAGTGTGCAACAACTTGCTAGCGCACACAGCGTTGCTACTAATACAATAAACGATAAACAAACAGCGTTAGGTAACAATAATGAAACGCGAACAATCACCATCGAACAAGCTAATGGTCAAAAATTAAATGTCACTTTAGGCAAAGATGAAACATCCTTAGAATCAATCGCAAATGCAATTAACCAAGCTAAAGTGGTTAATGAAGATGGCTCAATCAGTGAATCTCCCGTTAATGCAACAATTGTTCGTTCAGGAACCGATAGCTATCAACTGGTTATCACATCTAAAGAAACGGGTGAACAACAAACTATAACTTCAATATCATCCGATGATGAAAAACTCAATTCATTAGTTGGTTTTGATATTAATCAAGCTGATTCATCAGCAATGAGCGAAGTCGCTAAAGCGCAAGATGCTAAATTTAGTTTTAATGGTATTACCGTCAATAGTGCATCAAATACCGTTAAAGATGTCATCCCTGGCGTTGATATCACTTTAAAAGCAGTAACCACCACATCGCAAAATTTAACTATTAACGCAGATAACGAAAAAACCCAAGAGGCACTTAAAGAGTGGGTGGAGGCATTTAATCAATTACAATCAACGATATCAACCTTAACTCAATTTACTGCTAGTGATGCCAATTCAGATGAATTAAATAGTAATAATGGACCACTGGTTGGTGATTCAACACTACGTAATATAGATCAAAGTATCCGATCTATCTTTTCGAAAGGTCAAGCTGGTGAAATCTCTGTATTGGCTCAAATCGGTATCAATATGGATAGTAATGGCAAGCTAATTATTAAAGAAAACGAATTAGAAAAAGCCCTCAAAGAAAACAGTGAAGCAGTCGCCATGCTATTTATTGGTGATGGTGAAACGACAGGCATAGCTAACGAAGTATGTGCCAAAGTGAGTAGCTTCATTGATAGTGATGGCATGATTGATACCGCAACTAACGGCTTAAACTCAACCTTAAAATCATTAGATAAACGCTATGATCAAGTTAACAACTCTATTGACCAAACTATTGAACGTTATCGTGTACAGTTTACTAAATTAGATATCTTGATCAATGAATTAAATGGTATGAGCAATTACTTAACCACACAATTCGAAATGATGGCGAACATGAAAAAATAA
- the fliE gene encoding flagellar hook-basal body complex protein FliE, which produces MNIINMMNSIEAFNPATKLDFSSNQQVSKEQNFVAELKMALDKISQTQIEASKQAKAFEMGEPNVSLNEVMVNMQKSSVSLQFGVQVRNKLVAAYQEIMNMNV; this is translated from the coding sequence ATGAATATAATTAATATGATGAACAGTATCGAGGCTTTTAATCCGGCAACTAAATTGGATTTTTCTTCGAATCAACAGGTAAGTAAAGAGCAAAATTTTGTTGCTGAATTAAAAATGGCATTAGATAAAATTAGCCAAACTCAAATTGAGGCAAGTAAGCAAGCTAAAGCTTTTGAAATGGGTGAACCTAATGTTTCATTAAATGAAGTAATGGTTAATATGCAAAAGTCTTCGGTTTCTTTGCAATTTGGCGTGCAAGTTAGAAATAAGTTAGTAGCAGCGTATCAAGAAATCATGAATATGAATGTTTAA
- a CDS encoding flagellin has product MAQVINTNTMSLMARNNLNNSQSVLGTAIERLSSGMRINSAKDDAAGQAIANRFSSNIRGLTQAARNANDGISLAQTTEGALNEINNNVQRIRELTVQAANGTNSQSDLESIQNEIDQRLEEIDRVSKQTDFNGTKVLSADKTLKIQVGANDGETIEINLKKIDSTELGLASFNVSSSPTADPLKTLDAALSKIDELRGELGAVQNRFESTVTNINNTVNNLSSARSRIEDADYAEEVSNMTRGQILQQAGTSVLAQANQVPQSVLSLLQ; this is encoded by the coding sequence ATGGCACAGGTAATTAATACCAATACTATGTCTTTAATGGCAAGAAACAATCTGAATAATTCTCAAAGTGTTCTTGGAACTGCAATTGAGCGTCTATCATCAGGTATGCGTATCAATAGCGCTAAAGATGATGCAGCAGGTCAAGCAATCGCTAATCGTTTTTCTTCAAATATTCGTGGTTTAACTCAAGCTGCACGTAATGCAAATGACGGTATCTCTTTAGCTCAAACAACTGAAGGTGCATTAAACGAAATTAATAACAACGTTCAACGTATTCGTGAATTGACTGTTCAAGCGGCAAATGGTACAAACTCTCAAAGCGATTTAGAATCAATTCAAAACGAAATTGATCAACGTTTAGAAGAGATAGACCGTGTATCTAAACAAACTGATTTCAATGGTACTAAAGTATTATCTGCTGATAAAACACTTAAAATACAAGTGGGTGCAAATGATGGTGAAACTATTGAAATCAATTTGAAAAAAATTGACAGTACTGAACTCGGTTTAGCTTCATTTAATGTTTCTTCAAGCCCAACAGCAGATCCTTTAAAAACACTTGATGCTGCATTATCAAAAATTGATGAATTACGTGGTGAGCTTGGTGCGGTACAAAATCGTTTTGAGTCAACTGTAACTAACATCAACAATACAGTAAATAACTTAAGCTCTGCGCGTAGCCGTATTGAAGATGCAGATTATGCTGAAGAAGTCTCTAATATGACTCGTGGTCAAATTTTACAACAAGCAGGTACTTCAGTATTAGCACAAGCTAACCAAGTACCTCAATCTGTACTGTCTTTATTACAATAA
- the fliT gene encoding flagellar protein FliT, whose protein sequence is MGISVLNNNLLLEQYEKLNYVVEQMLINAQKENWELLISWQAQYHQLSKDIQLIDTIPSPQQDMIRMYINNILGYQEQLEQLIHLRHDELTRLIGEQVNYQTKIDSYQKIANLA, encoded by the coding sequence ATGGGAATATCAGTTTTAAATAATAATTTATTATTAGAACAATATGAAAAGCTTAATTATGTTGTTGAGCAAATGCTAATTAATGCACAAAAAGAAAACTGGGAATTATTAATCAGCTGGCAAGCTCAATACCACCAATTATCTAAAGATATCCAACTAATTGATACGATACCATCACCACAGCAAGATATGATTCGAATGTATATCAATAATATTTTGGGTTATCAAGAGCAATTAGAACAATTAATACATCTACGGCATGATGAACTTACCAGACTCATTGGCGAGCAGGTTAATTATCAAACTAAAATAGACAGTTACCAAAAAATTGCCAACCTAGCATAA